One region of Exiguobacterium acetylicum genomic DNA includes:
- a CDS encoding NfeD family protein, translated as MTFSLGMILAVFMIGVLMLLVEIFVTGFGIFGVLGIGAVLASLIMAGATVGQVGIAVGLAVFLSLAAGYWAYRRIKSNQSLLWRGLILTDSTSSEKGYLSHQDKVQLLGQEGVSLTPLRPSGTIEIDGNRIDAVTEGTFIQAGETIVVKEVTHGRVIVRVQHTKEESHT; from the coding sequence ATGACGTTTAGCTTAGGGATGATTTTGGCGGTCTTCATGATCGGGGTCCTCATGTTACTAGTCGAAATATTCGTCACAGGGTTCGGAATCTTTGGAGTCCTCGGAATTGGCGCTGTCCTTGCTAGTCTGATCATGGCAGGTGCTACAGTTGGTCAAGTAGGCATAGCGGTTGGACTTGCTGTATTTCTATCACTTGCGGCCGGATACTGGGCATATCGCAGAATTAAATCGAATCAATCCTTATTATGGAGAGGTTTGATTTTGACAGATTCCACATCGTCTGAAAAAGGCTATCTTTCTCATCAAGACAAAGTGCAACTGTTAGGACAAGAAGGAGTCAGTCTGACACCTCTTCGTCCGTCAGGAACAATTGAAATCGACGGAAATCGAATCGATGCCGTTACGGAAGGGACCTTCATTCAAGCGGGGGAAACGATCGTCGTAAAAGAAGTGACGCATGGACGCGTCATTGTTAGAGTCCAACATACGAAGGAGGAGTCCCACACATGA
- the floA gene encoding flotillin-like protein FloA (flotillin-like protein involved in membrane lipid rafts) codes for MTPELLTVLLISGGILIFLAIFFTLVPIPLWISSLAAGVRVSIFTLVGMRLRRVTPSKIVNPLIKAVKAGLNLNTNQLESHFLAGGNVDRVVNALIAAHRANIELSFERAAAIDLAGRNVLEAVQMSVNPKVIETPFIAGVAMNGIEVKAKARITVRANIDRLVGGAGEETVIARVGEGVISTIGSCNDQKEVLENPEMISRTVLAKGLDSGTAFEILSIDIADIDIGKNIGAVLQTDQAEADKNIAQAKAEERRAMAIASEQEMKSRVEEMRAKVVAAEAEVPLAIAEAMRDGNFGVMDYANYLNVTADTKMRQAIGGQSSPNDSQ; via the coding sequence ATGACACCTGAATTATTGACTGTATTACTCATATCCGGAGGAATTTTAATTTTCCTCGCCATCTTCTTCACGCTCGTTCCGATTCCACTTTGGATCAGCTCGCTCGCAGCGGGAGTGCGCGTATCGATCTTTACATTAGTCGGGATGCGTCTTCGTCGAGTCACACCGTCTAAGATCGTCAATCCGTTGATCAAGGCGGTAAAAGCAGGATTGAATTTGAATACGAATCAACTGGAAAGTCACTTCCTTGCCGGTGGTAACGTTGACCGCGTCGTCAATGCCTTGATTGCAGCACACCGTGCGAATATCGAGTTGAGCTTCGAACGCGCAGCGGCAATTGATCTTGCTGGTCGTAACGTTTTGGAAGCTGTTCAAATGTCGGTTAACCCGAAAGTCATCGAAACACCATTCATCGCCGGTGTGGCAATGAACGGGATTGAAGTGAAAGCGAAAGCCCGGATCACGGTACGTGCGAACATCGATCGTCTCGTCGGTGGTGCTGGGGAAGAAACGGTCATCGCACGTGTTGGTGAGGGTGTCATCTCAACCATTGGTTCGTGTAATGACCAAAAAGAAGTACTTGAGAATCCAGAGATGATCTCACGGACGGTTCTTGCGAAAGGACTCGATTCGGGTACGGCGTTCGAGATTCTCTCGATTGATATCGCGGACATTGATATCGGTAAGAATATCGGTGCGGTTCTGCAGACGGATCAAGCAGAAGCAGATAAGAACATTGCGCAAGCGAAAGCGGAAGAACGTCGCGCAATGGCGATCGCAAGTGAACAAGAGATGAAATCACGTGTTGAAGAGATGCGTGCGAAGGTTGTCGCTGCTGAAGCGGAAGTGCCGCTTGCGATCGCTGAAGCGATGCGTGACGGTAACTTTGGCGTCATGGATTATGCGAACTACTTGAACGTGACGGCAGATACGAAAATGCGCCAAGCAATCGGTGGGCAATCATCACCAAATGACTCACAATAA
- a CDS encoding MSCRAMM family adhesin SdrC: MDIIWVGLMIAFGVISVISKAADKKPKQTNRTPSKEFGDYVKQITEQVDTARQETVPPPVVRKKAPVKKQPGVTQTKARPVHERTELQQRLDQRQKQHSKKGMSSSTIGEIKDSVADGAIGSSSRSASATTISQDEMRRAIVWSEVLGAPVSKRKR, from the coding sequence ATGGATATCATATGGGTCGGATTGATGATCGCATTCGGTGTCATCTCCGTCATCTCAAAAGCAGCAGATAAAAAACCGAAGCAGACGAACCGGACACCTTCAAAGGAGTTCGGCGACTATGTGAAACAAATAACCGAACAGGTCGATACGGCGCGACAAGAGACGGTACCTCCACCTGTCGTTCGTAAAAAAGCACCCGTGAAGAAACAACCGGGGGTAACGCAAACAAAAGCGCGACCCGTTCATGAACGAACGGAATTGCAACAACGTTTGGACCAACGTCAAAAGCAACATTCGAAAAAAGGGATGTCCTCGTCGACGATCGGCGAAATCAAAGATAGCGTAGCAGACGGTGCCATTGGATCGTCGAGTCGTTCAGCATCAGCAACGACGATTTCACAAGATGAAATGCGACGTGCCATCGTTTGGAGTGAAGTTCTTGGTGCGCCTGTTTCCAAGCGCAAACGCTAA
- a CDS encoding PhoH family protein: protein MIFNERIPFAFSNSEQIQAFVGPNDAVLRTMEAELDVQLTHRGDELLAQSEQEQSVILAGQVVGVLKQLVNRGAVLTERDATSAIQLARQDRVDELLELYDTVIHTNHKGKPLRAKTLGQARYVRGIDRCDLTFGIGPAGTGKTYLAVVMAAKALKEGHVKRLVLTRPAVEAGENLGFLPGDLKEKVDPYLRPLYDALHDVLGVEHTARLLERGVIEIAPLAYMRGRTLEHAFVILDEAQNTTREQMKMFLTRLGFHSKMIVTGDLTQVDLPRGKTSGLQEALHLLGNVKGIHFEHFGSADVVRHPLVRKIVDAYSQDLT from the coding sequence GTGATATTCAACGAAAGAATCCCATTTGCATTTTCGAATTCAGAACAGATTCAAGCATTCGTCGGTCCGAATGATGCAGTCTTACGTACGATGGAAGCAGAACTTGACGTTCAGCTGACGCATCGAGGAGATGAACTGTTGGCACAATCCGAACAGGAGCAGTCTGTGATCTTAGCAGGACAGGTCGTAGGCGTCTTGAAACAACTTGTGAATCGTGGTGCTGTTTTAACAGAGCGTGACGCGACGAGCGCCATTCAACTCGCACGTCAAGATCGTGTGGATGAACTGCTAGAACTTTACGATACGGTCATTCATACGAATCATAAAGGAAAACCACTTCGTGCAAAGACACTCGGTCAAGCACGTTACGTTCGGGGAATCGACCGCTGTGATTTGACATTTGGTATTGGGCCAGCGGGAACCGGAAAAACGTATCTTGCTGTCGTGATGGCGGCAAAAGCGTTAAAAGAAGGTCACGTCAAACGACTCGTCCTGACGCGTCCGGCAGTAGAAGCAGGAGAAAATCTAGGATTCCTTCCAGGGGATCTGAAAGAAAAAGTCGATCCCTATCTACGTCCTTTGTACGATGCGCTACATGACGTGCTTGGTGTCGAACATACGGCTCGTCTGCTTGAACGTGGTGTCATCGAAATCGCACCGCTTGCTTACATGCGAGGACGGACGCTTGAACATGCTTTTGTCATTCTCGATGAAGCGCAAAATACGACACGGGAACAAATGAAGATGTTCCTGACGCGTCTCGGATTCCATTCGAAGATGATTGTTACGGGCGATTTAACACAAGTCGATCTTCCGCGTGGAAAAACATCTGGTCTACAAGAAGCGTTACATTTGCTCGGTAATGTCAAAGGGATTCATTTTGAGCACTTTGGCTCAGCTGATGTCGTACGTCACCCACTTGTCCGGAAAATCGTTGATGCTTATAGTCAGGATTTGACCTAA
- a CDS encoding HD family phosphohydrolase produces MRKVGVWVGLLTVVFYLIVSTMMYVSVRPEALSAEPFSIAEEDIRSPLTMEDRVATNQIKENSVAAIESQYTIKQEYAAQQIDKVEQLFASLSGIKKANEIGKIKQRLRGTEAATLLKDDELRLLVTSTTALRNTTRDVVITAIEEAMRQRISSDGGEVAEARENARTDIDRSPLSFSLKAVAKALTDQMIVTNYVYDPEKTEQLRKQTSDKVEPVIISEGEVIVKRGEVISQDAYRQLQLVGLISDRQSLKPLLGAMLVSALMTAFLFGFIHRSKLRYAQMGRIRLFGLVYLVVSLQLLVMYGMAFLADDINPAFYLLTPTAFAALVLRNLLNERIALSSSLFTALAGTFFYSVNQNFSFNIAIYLLVGGLVATFFLQSSLSRRRIFMSSISIAGANIAIFLAFVLLRSGTFELRETLILIGFAIASGILSAVLAIGLLPFLEMTFGILAPTRLLELLNPTHPLLKKLLVEAPGTYHHSMMVANLAETACEAIGADGLLARVGAYYHDLGKTRRPLYFIENQHGRNPHDRLTPEESARVILAHTEDGVELLEDAKLPAAIIDICRQHHGTSLLRYFYVKAAEQGEVDEKTFRYTGPKPQTREAAVIMIVDSIEAAVRSMKAPSEEGIRDLVAKIIREKMMDDQFAECDITTREIYRVGESACHTLSGLFHERIEYPELKKEATT; encoded by the coding sequence ATGCGCAAGGTTGGGGTCTGGGTCGGTCTTTTGACAGTAGTATTCTATCTCATCGTATCGACGATGATGTATGTCAGCGTTCGACCAGAAGCCTTGTCCGCAGAACCATTCTCAATTGCAGAAGAAGATATCCGGTCACCCTTGACGATGGAGGACCGGGTCGCAACAAATCAAATCAAGGAAAATTCGGTTGCTGCAATCGAGAGTCAGTATACGATCAAACAAGAGTATGCAGCACAGCAAATTGATAAAGTAGAACAACTTTTTGCTAGTTTGTCCGGTATTAAAAAAGCAAATGAGATTGGTAAAATCAAGCAGCGTCTGCGTGGAACAGAGGCGGCGACACTGTTGAAGGATGATGAGTTACGCTTGCTTGTGACTTCGACGACAGCACTGCGGAATACGACACGTGACGTCGTCATTACAGCGATTGAAGAAGCGATGCGTCAACGCATCTCGTCCGATGGTGGTGAAGTAGCGGAAGCACGTGAGAATGCGCGGACGGACATCGACCGTTCGCCGCTCTCCTTCTCATTAAAAGCAGTCGCTAAAGCGTTGACCGATCAAATGATCGTGACGAATTACGTCTATGATCCGGAAAAGACGGAACAGCTCCGTAAGCAGACGAGTGATAAAGTCGAACCGGTTATCATTTCAGAAGGTGAAGTGATCGTCAAACGAGGCGAAGTGATTTCACAAGATGCCTATCGTCAGCTACAACTCGTCGGATTGATTTCTGATCGACAGTCGTTGAAACCTTTACTCGGTGCGATGCTTGTCAGTGCGTTGATGACTGCCTTTTTATTTGGCTTCATTCACCGTTCGAAACTGCGATACGCTCAAATGGGGCGGATTCGTTTATTCGGGCTTGTCTATCTCGTCGTCAGTCTACAATTACTCGTCATGTATGGTATGGCGTTCTTAGCAGACGACATCAATCCAGCATTTTACTTACTCACGCCGACCGCTTTTGCTGCGCTCGTCCTGCGCAATTTATTGAACGAACGGATTGCCTTATCGAGCTCTCTGTTCACGGCGCTTGCCGGAACGTTCTTCTATAGTGTCAATCAAAACTTCAGCTTCAATATTGCGATCTATTTGTTGGTTGGTGGGTTAGTCGCAACATTTTTCCTACAATCTAGTTTGTCGCGTCGTCGTATTTTCATGAGCAGTATTTCGATTGCCGGAGCAAACATCGCGATTTTCTTAGCATTCGTCCTGTTACGAAGTGGTACGTTCGAACTGCGCGAAACGCTGATTTTAATCGGTTTTGCGATTGCGAGTGGTATCTTGAGTGCCGTCCTAGCAATTGGACTATTGCCGTTTCTTGAAATGACGTTCGGTATTTTAGCACCGACCCGCCTACTCGAACTGTTGAACCCAACACATCCGTTACTCAAAAAACTATTAGTTGAAGCACCGGGAACGTACCATCATAGTATGATGGTCGCGAACCTAGCAGAAACAGCCTGTGAAGCAATCGGAGCAGATGGGTTGCTTGCACGAGTCGGAGCCTACTATCATGATTTAGGGAAAACACGACGGCCACTTTATTTCATTGAAAACCAGCATGGACGTAATCCCCATGATCGATTGACACCGGAAGAGTCGGCACGTGTCATCTTGGCACATACCGAGGATGGCGTTGAATTACTCGAAGACGCAAAACTTCCTGCAGCGATCATCGATATTTGCCGTCAGCATCATGGAACCTCTCTGCTTCGATATTTTTATGTCAAGGCAGCAGAACAAGGTGAGGTCGACGAAAAGACGTTCCGTTACACGGGTCCGAAACCACAAACTCGTGAAGCGGCGGTCATCATGATCGTTGACTCGATTGAAGCGGCCGTTCGTTCGATGAAAGCTCCTTCAGAAGAAGGAATTCGGGACTTAGTCGCGAAAATCATTCGTGAAAAGATGATGGATGATCAATTTGCGGAATGTGACATTACGACACGCGAGATTTATCGCGTCGGTGAAAGTGCGTGTCATACCTTATCCGGTTTGTTCCATGAACGAATCGAGTATCCAGAATTAAAGAAAGAGGCAACGACATGA
- the ybeY gene encoding rRNA maturation RNase YbeY: MNIYMTDENNRLTEEQRQLVESILIYTAEQEEVDSNSELSVTFVSNDEIQEINREWRGKDQATDVISFAMEELGEDEIDFGLLEDEPIVLGDLIISVERCREQAAEYGNHFERELGFLAVHGFLHLLGYDHIEKADEEVMTKRQEEILHHFELYRGTL; encoded by the coding sequence ATGAATATTTATATGACAGACGAAAATAATCGTCTAACGGAAGAACAACGACAGCTTGTCGAATCGATTTTGATTTACACGGCGGAACAAGAAGAAGTCGATTCAAATAGTGAGTTGTCCGTGACTTTCGTCTCAAACGATGAGATTCAAGAGATTAATCGTGAATGGCGTGGAAAGGATCAGGCGACAGACGTCATTTCCTTTGCGATGGAAGAACTCGGAGAAGATGAAATCGATTTTGGATTGCTCGAAGATGAACCAATCGTCCTTGGCGATTTGATCATTTCCGTTGAACGATGCCGTGAACAAGCGGCAGAGTATGGCAATCATTTTGAGCGAGAGCTCGGTTTCCTCGCTGTCCATGGTTTTCTCCATTTACTCGGATACGATCACATTGAAAAAGCAGATGAGGAAGTCATGACGAAGCGACAGGAGGAAATCCTGCATCACTTCGAGTTATATCGGGGCACATTGTGA
- a CDS encoding diacylglycerol kinase, with translation MNGLRQSIREERHMKVHVTVGAIVLLVAFLLPLTSVERAILFLTVGIVISAEMFNTAFERVVDLVTQEWHPLAKAVKDIASGAVLVLALTSIAIALCIFIPYLVQ, from the coding sequence ATGAACGGATTGCGCCAATCGATTCGAGAGGAACGGCACATGAAAGTTCACGTTACAGTTGGTGCCATCGTGTTACTTGTCGCCTTTCTATTACCATTGACATCTGTCGAGCGAGCGATCCTCTTCTTGACGGTCGGGATCGTCATCAGTGCCGAGATGTTCAATACAGCGTTTGAGCGCGTCGTTGATCTCGTGACACAGGAATGGCATCCGCTGGCAAAAGCAGTCAAGGATATTGCAAGTGGAGCTGTTCTTGTGTTGGCGCTTACATCTATTGCAATTGCACTATGCATCTTCATCCCATATTTGGTACAATAA
- a CDS encoding cytidine deaminase, producing MKTEQLLEQAKRAREKAYVPYSKFQVGAALLTKDGQVFHGCNIENAAYGLCNCAERTAIFSAWAQDAREYAAMAVVADTEGPVAPCGQCRQVLSEMCDADMPIYLTNLKGDVTETTVGALLPGAFTKGDLHV from the coding sequence ATGAAAACAGAACAATTACTCGAACAAGCTAAACGTGCACGCGAAAAAGCGTATGTTCCATATTCGAAATTCCAAGTCGGTGCTGCTCTACTAACAAAAGACGGACAAGTCTTCCATGGCTGCAATATTGAAAACGCTGCATATGGTCTTTGTAACTGTGCAGAACGGACGGCAATCTTCTCTGCGTGGGCACAGGATGCGCGCGAGTATGCAGCGATGGCTGTCGTTGCGGACACGGAAGGACCGGTCGCACCATGCGGACAATGCCGCCAAGTGTTATCAGAGATGTGTGATGCGGATATGCCAATCTATTTGACGAACCTTAAAGGGGATGTCACAGAAACAACAGTGGGTGCCCTCTTACCAGGAGCATTCACGAAAGGGGATTTACATGTTTAA
- the era gene encoding GTPase Era, giving the protein MFKEGFKSGFVSIIGRPNVGKSTFLNRVIGQKIAIMSDKPQTTRNKIQGVYTTEDVQTIFIDTPGIHKPKHKLGDFMMKVATNALREVDAILFMVNVTEPKGKGDDFIIEKLKELDTPIILVMNKVDLIHPNDIPPIIESYKNELEFAAVVPISALQGNNVGPLLEEIAKILPEGPMYYPADQVTDHPERFIISEMIREKVLQKTRDEVPHSIAVAIDQIKTRENGNMVDVHATILIERDSQKGIIIGKRGALLKEIGSEARTDIEMLLGTKVYLNLWVKVQKDWRNKAGQLRELGFRDDEY; this is encoded by the coding sequence ATGTTTAAAGAAGGATTCAAATCGGGCTTTGTCTCGATCATCGGACGCCCGAACGTCGGAAAATCGACATTCCTCAACCGTGTCATCGGACAAAAGATTGCCATCATGTCTGATAAGCCACAAACGACGCGAAACAAGATCCAAGGTGTCTATACGACAGAAGACGTTCAGACGATCTTCATCGATACACCAGGGATTCACAAACCAAAACATAAACTCGGCGACTTCATGATGAAGGTCGCGACGAACGCATTGCGTGAAGTTGATGCGATTTTGTTCATGGTCAACGTGACGGAACCAAAAGGAAAAGGTGACGATTTCATCATTGAAAAATTGAAGGAACTCGATACACCCATCATTCTCGTCATGAATAAGGTCGACTTGATTCATCCGAATGATATTCCGCCCATCATCGAGTCATATAAAAATGAGCTCGAATTTGCGGCAGTCGTTCCGATCTCTGCGTTACAAGGTAACAACGTCGGACCGTTACTTGAAGAAATCGCGAAGATCTTACCGGAAGGACCAATGTATTACCCGGCGGATCAAGTCACTGACCACCCGGAGCGTTTCATCATCTCAGAGATGATCCGTGAGAAAGTTTTGCAAAAGACACGCGATGAAGTACCACACTCGATCGCAGTCGCGATTGATCAAATCAAGACGCGTGAGAATGGCAACATGGTCGATGTCCATGCGACAATCTTGATCGAGCGCGATTCCCAAAAAGGCATCATCATCGGTAAACGCGGAGCACTTCTAAAAGAAATCGGCTCTGAAGCACGAACGGACATCGAGATGTTACTCGGAACGAAAGTTTACCTGAACTTGTGGGTCAAAGTCCAAAAGGATTGGCGCAATAAGGCCGGTCAATTGCGTGAACTTGGCTTCCGCGATGACGAGTATTAA
- the recO gene encoding DNA repair protein RecO, translating into MIDKAEGLVLRTVVYGESNKIVTLLTREYGKLAVMARGAKKPGSRFNAASQPFVRAVYIYPRSRGLGQLKSADVITSHAHIRQDVVLMAYAMYLLELADKALDERVPQPALYDLFVEGLEAMDEGLDPDVVSFIIELRLLRHLGIAPHLNGCTICGSAEAPFAFSLHHGGLLCRRHRHEDEHAVFMSEAVAKMLYVFSVYDFSRIGTVTVKPETKRLLRQIMDAYMERYSGLRLRSKRVLDQLIDFGND; encoded by the coding sequence ATGATCGATAAGGCGGAAGGGCTTGTACTACGAACGGTCGTATACGGTGAATCGAATAAGATCGTCACGCTACTGACACGTGAATACGGCAAGCTCGCCGTCATGGCGCGAGGAGCGAAGAAGCCGGGTAGTCGTTTCAATGCGGCAAGCCAGCCTTTCGTTCGAGCCGTCTATATCTATCCACGGTCACGTGGTCTCGGTCAGTTGAAATCGGCAGACGTCATCACGAGTCATGCGCATATCCGGCAAGATGTCGTCTTGATGGCGTATGCGATGTATCTACTGGAGCTTGCAGATAAAGCGCTTGATGAACGTGTGCCGCAACCGGCGCTGTACGATTTATTCGTCGAAGGACTGGAGGCGATGGATGAAGGACTAGATCCCGACGTCGTCTCTTTCATCATCGAGTTGCGCCTGTTGCGTCATCTAGGGATTGCGCCACACTTGAACGGCTGTACGATTTGTGGGAGTGCTGAAGCACCGTTTGCTTTTTCGTTACACCACGGCGGTCTACTCTGTCGCCGGCACCGTCATGAGGATGAACATGCCGTCTTCATGTCAGAAGCAGTCGCGAAGATGCTCTACGTGTTTTCTGTCTACGATTTTTCGCGGATCGGTACCGTGACGGTGAAGCCGGAAACGAAGCGTCTACTACGTCAAATCATGGATGCTTATATGGAACGCTACAGCGGGTTACGTCTGCGTTCAAAACGTGTTCTCGACCAGTTGATTGATTTCGGCAACGATTGA
- the glyQ gene encoding glycine--tRNA ligase subunit alpha, whose product MTVQDMILTLQKFWAEQGCLTMQAYDVEKGAGTMNPMTFLRSLGPEPWNVCYTEPSRRPADGRYGENPNRLYQHHQFQVIMKPSPDNIQELYLQSLELLGINPLEHDIRFVEDNWENPTFGAAGLGWEVWLNGMEITQFTYFQQVGGIECNPIAVEITYGIERLASYIQDVESVFDLVWTDGFKYGDIFYQPEFEHSKYTFETSDVALLFTLFDQYEKEANRALDENLVFPAYDYILKCSHTFNLLDAKGAISVTERTGFIHRVRNMSRRCAQSFIEERERLGFPLIKSKAGESHA is encoded by the coding sequence ATGACAGTACAAGACATGATCTTGACATTACAAAAATTTTGGGCAGAACAAGGCTGCTTGACGATGCAAGCATACGACGTAGAAAAAGGAGCCGGTACGATGAATCCGATGACATTCTTACGGAGTCTCGGACCAGAACCATGGAACGTTTGTTATACAGAACCATCACGCCGTCCAGCTGACGGTCGTTACGGGGAAAACCCGAACCGTCTGTATCAACACCATCAATTCCAAGTCATCATGAAACCATCACCTGACAACATTCAGGAATTGTACTTACAAAGTCTCGAGTTGCTCGGTATCAACCCACTCGAACATGATATCCGTTTCGTAGAGGATAACTGGGAAAACCCGACATTCGGTGCTGCAGGTCTCGGCTGGGAAGTATGGCTGAACGGAATGGAAATCACACAATTCACGTATTTCCAACAAGTCGGTGGAATCGAGTGTAATCCAATCGCAGTAGAGATCACTTATGGAATCGAGCGTCTTGCGTCGTACATTCAAGACGTTGAGAGTGTCTTTGATCTCGTTTGGACGGATGGCTTCAAATACGGTGATATCTTCTATCAACCGGAGTTCGAACATTCGAAGTATACGTTTGAAACATCAGATGTCGCCTTACTCTTCACGTTGTTCGATCAATATGAAAAAGAAGCGAATCGTGCCTTGGACGAGAACCTCGTCTTCCCAGCGTATGATTACATCTTGAAATGTTCACATACCTTTAACCTTCTCGACGCGAAGGGTGCGATTTCCGTCACGGAACGTACAGGATTCATCCATCGTGTTCGGAACATGTCGCGCCGTTGTGCGCAAAGTTTCATCGAAGAACGGGAACGTCTTGGCTTCCCATTGATCAAGTCGAAAGCAGGTGAGTCACATGCATGA